A window of Apium graveolens cultivar Ventura chromosome 8, ASM990537v1, whole genome shotgun sequence contains these coding sequences:
- the LOC141679533 gene encoding uncharacterized protein LOC141679533 — translation MNAPYFDVFKSLRRQGKQKQMVTMEHHYRVEIFTAAIDQQLQELNNRFNEQMTELLILSASLNPRDGYRSFNIENICKLAEKFYPEDFLGDKKIHLQCELQHYGLDVPVHPDLKNLSTLGDLCHGLVTTGKADMYPLVDRLLRLVLTLPASTATSERAFFAIKIVKTSLRNRMKDEFLRDYLIAYIEKEIAETISVEEIIDSFYLIKERRAHLK, via the coding sequence ATGAATGCTCCCTACTTTGATGTGTTTAAATCTCTTCGTCGACAAGGAAAACAAAAGCAAATGGTGACAATGGAACATCATTACCGAGTAGAAATCTTTACAGCTGCCATAGATCAACAATTACAGGAGCTAAACAATAGATTCAATGAACAAATGACGGAGCTTCTCATTTTAAGTGCATCACTAAATCCTAGGGATGGTTACAGGTCTTTCAACATAGAGAACATTTGCAAGTTAGCTGAAAAGTTTTATCCAGAAGATTTTTTGGGAGATAAAAAAATCCATCTACAGTGTGAACTACAACATTATGGGTTAGATGTTCCGGTTCATCCAGATTTGAAGAATCTGTCTACTCTTGGTGATTTATGTCATGGATTGGTAACCACAGGGAAAGCTGACATGTATCCATTAGTTGATAGACTATTAAGGCTTGTCTTGACTCTTCCAGCATCTACTGCAACATCTGAACGAGCTTTTTTTGCTATAAAAATTGTGAAAACAAGTCTTCGCAATCGAATGAAAGATGAATTTCTTAGGGATTATTTGATAGCGTATATTGAAAAGGAGATTGCGGAGACCATTTCTGTCGAGGAGATCattgattctttttatttgaTCAAAGAAAGGCGTGCACATCTAAAATAA